CTGTACACAAACTGGACCTGATGTGGAAAATGAACAGAAAATCCGAGTGAGCCTGATCCCCatctgaaactgaaactgaatcaAACCAGCCTCAGTCCTTTCGGTTGAAGGAGTATTCCACTTGATgtgatatttattttatgcccCAGTCAAATCACTACCACAAATACTCGTGATAGCCGCTGGGTTTTCTTGTGTGTCTAGGCAATACTCGATGAAAATCTGCCTGCTCCCTTGATCCCTTGACATCATGATACCTTGAGCTCTGGGAGCAGGCACATGCAACATGGCACGGCTGTGGGCCATCATATTCGCAGTAATCGTTATCGCTCTCATAATCGTTATCGTTTCtgcattcaaattcaaatatactacaatatatatgtgtatagaTGTGTACATCTCTTGTCTGTGTGCGGAATAACAGAATAACAGAGCTTCCCCAGTGCGAATATTTATCCCCATACCCCCATAACACTCCCTATACAATATACAACTCTCTATCTACCTACATATCtataatttcattctctctctctctctctctatctctctctgtctcttcctTTGTGTTTATCCGCCTCTTTATTATCCACCTGACTATCGATGTATACcccatctacatatatgtctATTGTCTCTGCTCCTATGCTCTATGCTCTGCTCTACTGTTGACACTCATGCATTATCTGTTATATAAAACTTGTTAAACTCGATATCACAACTttaactacaactacaactcgaaaacgaaaaactccaacaactacaaccacaaccacatcTGCAGGCTATGCTACTGATGGATGAAGCTGGACTTGGTGTAAATATCGTTCACATAAATGTTAAATATGTTCGGTTTATCGTTTATCGTTTGTCGTTATCGTTTCCCGTTATACGTTATCCGTTATCCGTTATTCGctattttttcttgttttcctcAGTTCGATATACTATTTTGTACATACTAAGCATTAACCATTTATAAAATACAACATATCTACATCCCATATGTACGAtctaaggctaagaagaacatacctacatacatcACAGCTGTAGAACTAACCTAACTAAGCATGCATATCGTACAGTCACAACACATAGACCATAAATATAAAcgaaatactcgtataataGATGTTCGTTTGTAGATAGAACTGCAGAACTAGAATGGGTTCCGACAATTAGGCTATGTTTCCTAGCCTCAGGGTAGGACGTGAGTCTCACATCCTCTCCACTTCCAATGGATCTTAATAAGTAGATCAAAGCTTCATCTATCTATTTATCTACATATCTcctgatatatgtacatatctcacTATGGTCGTCCCTCCCTTTACTGTTCTTTCATGTTCTGCGTGCATGCCCTGTCagccctttctctctctctatctctctctcgctctataCCTAACTAACGTAGCTTAAACTCAGCTCCTTAAGAGCATTCTTCTAGACCATACCCTACCCCTCTCATAGCTAGTCAAGTTGACGTCGACATTTAGAGTGTAAGTGCTAGGGTCCCTCGCACTAATTAGTTTATTTGAACTCCTTCACAGGCACTCACCTCAATGACGGCCACCAACCAGGCCGTGTCCTCGCAGCAGCTCCTACCCTCGGTGAGAGACAGTCTCCAGGAGCCGCCATTGCTCGGGTAAGTCTACGTTAGCGCAATTCCATTAGAAATGCATTCACATTCGTGTCTGATAGTGGTTCCTCAGTTTCCGCTTTCAAGCTGTTCGTTCTACAATTTTCGAATTCGAATTTGCGATCTGTATTCAATAATACTCATCGGTATTTTTTTGCTATTTGTTCATAAACAATCCCAAATCGCTCGTAGTGCGTTCTCCTCTGATTGTACCATTCAATTCGTTTGCTTATGGGAAAATAGTTAGAACAGCAAATCAACGTTCAGTGGAACTCTATTATGCCTACACAGGATTATTCGAGATTGATCGAAATATCTtagaaataccaaaaacttGTATCCTTTCCTTGAAGCCAGATCATATACATGTATGCCAGATTGAGCAAGGCATTTGCGTTTTTTCGTCAACCCGGACTCCACATTTACGAATGGGATTTCTCCGTTGTTAGATTTGAATTTAAGGCTTTATTGTTCGATGTTTAGTGTACAAAATTAGAGGGTGTTGCCGTGAACTATGAGCTGGCCTGAGAGCAGGAAGAGATAAGAGCGACTACAGATAATTGAAGCTAACTCGGATAGATGTTGTTAGAAGAAATGATAGAAACATCTTAAATATCATAAAAGCTTTTAGAGGCTGCTGCTCTGAACAGATATTACCACCAGGCACACAGCTCGATCGATAATTCCAGAGTCCAGTCACAGTATGATAAATGGAGTAAACGTGTTCCATCTGATGCTGGCAGATCCTGGCGAATAAACATACTTGAGTAGCAGTTGAGAAAGATAGAAATATTAGCAACTGAGGGACGAGCAGGATTGCTTCCAAGACAATACATAATTACCTTCTGTGTACCTTTTTTAGGGTTTCTCAGATGCGTCTGCCACTTCAGACGCCCCCCCACTCGGCCCAGGCCAGCCAAAGGAACTCGGTGTCCGCGCAGGGGGCAATGATCAGCTCCCGACAGCCCAGTCCAATGAACTCGCCGGCCCTCAACCCATTTGTATACGGCACGGACGTGGACTCGGTGGACGTGGCCACGCGGGTGGCCATGGTGCGCTTTTTCAACGCCCAGAACACTCTGGCCAATTTCGCCGAGCACACGCGTACCCTGCGTCTGTATCCGCGTCCTGTGGTGGCCTTCCAGATCAACAGCTTCCTTAGGTCGCGGCCGAGGGCTTCGCAGTTTTTAAACCAGTTTGCGCGGACACAGGCTGTGGAGTTCCTGGCAGAGTGGTCTCTGACACCGACGAATGTGGCCTTCCTGCGGGTACAGACGGGCGTCATGGACCCCATGCAGGTGGGGGATAAGCCCAAGTGGTTTGCCCACTCGCTCACGCCCATTCGCTTCTCGGTGTGGGATGATGGAAGCTCGCTGAACGGCGCCCTGCGCTCCCTGAAGCAGCTCGAGTGCCAGCCCACGGACGAGAGCGGCTCGGACTCGGAGGGGGCGGATAGCAGCAGCTCGTCGTACTCGTCCCTGAGCGACTTTGTCTCGGAGATGGCCTCCTCGGACCTGTCGCCCAGTGTGCATGATGTCTTCGGTTCATACAATCGACCCCATGTGGTGCCCCAGACGCTCTCCTCGAACCTGGATCCGGCTTTGGTCTATCATCCTCCCAGCAAGCTTCAGTATCCCGAGGGCCTGTGCGAAGCGGCTGCCAgcaaggaggaggatgaggagcgCGCCGACTCTCcagtctcctcctcttccagCCGCTCGGATCTGAGCTCGCCCAGTTTCAACCGCGACTCTGAGTTTGACTTCCAGCCGAAGTCGGGACAAGCACAGACGCAGACCCAGACGCAGGCGGGACAGGCGGCCTTTGAGCTGGCCACGCCGCTGGCCATGCGTCTGGAGGCCACCATCAAGATGGCCAGCGTCGAacaggacacggacacaggcTCCACGGTAGCTGGCAAGAACATAGCCGCAAGTGCCAAGCTTCAACGCCACCCCAGCGACGTGGAACGTCCTGAGAAGAAAATACCGGTAAGGATAGCCTTCATCCCCTGAATCTCCGAAGAGAAGTGCAAAATGCGCTAATTATACCCCATTGCAGCCGCCTCTGACGCCGCCCGTGAAGCAGCCGAGCGTCAGCAATATCCTGGCCCGCACCGGCAGCTCGGGATCCAGTTCCAGCAGCCCCGGACGCCAGAGCTCTCAGAGTTCGCTATTCGAGAACTTTGCCTCGCATGCCAAGGAGCTGGTACGCGAGACCACGCGCCAGAGCAGCCAGGAGGGACTCCTCGCTCACGTGGATAAGGTGAGCTCAGGTTCTGGCTGTGGTGCCTTGCCGGACAAATCTCCTCCAAATCAGTGAGGGACTGGTTCGATGTGCTATTGTGTCGTGGTCTTTGATCTgttaatttttctttctttcctttctgtgGTTGACTCTTCTGTTCGTTTTCCGTTTGCTTCCGTTTTACGTCACGTTTCCTTTGGCGCTATTGCGTTGGTTGAAATGAATATTGCACATTCCATGTGTCTACTGTAATGTACTGTAGCATGCGCTGGACGAAGATCTTGACGACAAAATGCGTCATACCTTCGAAAAGGTTGGTACTCCCCCGCAGCCCCAAAAACAGACCGAAAGAGTCAGACTTTCGCACAGCATTCAGTATGATATACCGCACCCATTAAAACACCACATAAACGCCCTATATAATACTCGCCTCATATTGAATATACTCGTTAAATATTGACTACTACATAGCGGTAATATTCACCAGTATCTACAGATAGTTTGGAACTCGAACCATACCAACAGATACCACCACCTCCACACATTTCACATCCCACATAAGCCCAGACCACTATATGTGGTGCAGTGTCCATACCCATTTGATTTCGCCACGAATTATCCCCAGTTGCTCTTAGTGCCATCGTAGATGCCTGAACGTAGATCATGTGCAAGGGACTAGAGCTTTTCTTTGATTGCGTTGAGTGCTGTTCGAGCTTGTATAGTTGTCTTTGgagattcgattcgattcgcttCACTAATCCACTTCCCATACGATGATTCACAGTTCACGCTGCATGCAAAGAAGGCGGCCGGCGAGGCGTCTAAGCAGGCGCTGGAGGTGTCCAAGCAGGCGGCTGGCGTGAGCAAAAATACCTTTGAGGACCTCACCTATGTGGGCAAATCCACGCTGGGCGATCTAACCAAGACTGCCAAAGAGGCGGCCACCAAGAAGGGCATTATTAAGAACGAGGAGCAAACCGGAGGCTCTATGCCGCCTGGGGGCGGCAGCTCCAAGCCCCCCGGTTCCCAGATCGCCACCCAAAGGCAGGTGCAGCAGATTCCcggtggcggaggcggtgggGGTGGCAACAATTTTTTCTCATCGATTGGCAACGACTTCAACGGCCTAGCCTCCTCCACATCGACCATGTTTTCGGGCATGTTTGGGGGCAAAAGTAAGCTTACAGCATTTAAAGATATTAGAGCCTCTTATACCCCTtcctccactccgctccaccTATAGAGAACCAACAGAAGCAGGGTGCAGTCCAACAAAGACCTTCCAGTGCCGGCTTAGGGAAGGGGAAGTCGGGCATCAACTTTGATCCGTTTCCCAGCCGCAAGGGTCTTGTAGAGCGGACACCGCTGATCAAGCACTCTGGGCCCCGGCAGACGCAGGAGGAGCTCACGCGGCAACAGAACCAGGAGCGTTCGCACAGCAATGCGGAGAATCAGGCCTTCCTCAAGGATGTGACCAATCAGGTGCTGGCCGGCGAGGGTGTGGGCTGGCTGAAGCTCAATCGCTTCAGAAAACTCATGGAAGATGAATCCTATCGCACGCTGGTGCTTAGCAAGCTGAACAAGACACTGGACAGGAAGATAGCGCCCGATGATCACATTGATGATGTGGTAAGTCGATCTCCATTCACCGATATCGGAGCGCAATGAGTCGTAGCTAATCTGTCCTCTATTTCAGTGTGTGACCAAGCCCGTGTGGAAGGGAATGCTAAAGTGCGTGCAGGCAATAGCCTCCGGCCTTGATGTCACCTTTGGGAACTTCGGTCTTGGAGGAATGGCCTCGGTGTTTCAGCTGATGGAGGTGGCCCATACGCACTACTGGAGCAAGGAGATCAATGACGGCAGCGACATGTCTTCCAGTCTGCTCTCCAGCCACGCTGCCAGTCCCCTGGGCAGCCGCGAGAATCTGCGCTCCCCCAGTTCCCCCAACGGCTCGCACTCGGGCCTGGGCAGCGAATGGGCCTCGCCCCAGGAGTCGCGCAAGAGTTCCACCCACCACGCGGCCTTGCCTTCGTCTCAGGCTGGTGGAACTCCTTTGGCCGCATCGCGACGCCTGTCGGCAGCAGACAGCCAGGATGGCCAGTCGACAACGGAGATGTTCAAGGACATGTTGTCCCAGAAGAGAAGTGCCTTGAAGAACATGCTCACCTCGTTCGACTCGGATGTGAGTAGGGTCCATGTAGTGTCCCAGTGTCCATCCATAGACCATTCCATCGAATCTTTCATCAGCCTTTAGCTTTTCGCCAATCTAGTATACGTTACACATCAGCTTATTATCCATGCAAAACTGTACATCGCTCGGTGTATATATCGTATAGTGTATCGTAGAACTGCTTAACCGCATACTCAGTACATATGTAGCTATGCCAGTATATATCCATGTCCATATATATACGTATCTGTAtacttatatatacatatatatatctcgcACTTCTCGCGGTTTCTACGGAATGTAGGCTTGCCTTGCGACTCCCAGTCCCCCGTCCTGTtccgctccgctcctctcCGTACCCAATTGTATTCGCACTAAATCTTGCGTGTTATGTCAATCCGTAGGCTGCTGGCTCTACGGGCGCGCTCTCTGTGGTCAGCGATCTGCTCCCAATCGGCAGTCTGAGCGTGCGCATGCCCTCCAGCTGCCGGTCCACGGTCTCAGACACCGAGTACGAAAATGTAAGTAATCcgaatacatacatagattCCCGGCCTGAGGTTTCGCCCTCTGAACCGATCTGAACTGATCTGACCCAGGCCCCAGACCCCATGTCAATCAGTCAATCAATGGTGTGCTCCGATATTTGAGTGGTTTTCCATCCCTCACACTGGAAAGCTGCCTCGCGTTTCTCTTTCTTCCACAGCCCACAGCTTcccagcccacagcccacagcccacgcCCTTTGGCCCAacaggccaaaaaaaaaaacctacagCCACCTGACATAATCTTTAAACATTTCACAGACCACAACGTCGAAGGACTCGAAGAAGAGCGGGGGAAATCTGTGGTCGGGCAAGTCAACGCTTAGTGCCGGCTTCCGCTATACGGGCGGCCATCTGATCAACACCTCCTCATCCCCTTCGCCAGACAGTCCGAGAGTCTACCTATTCGAGGGGTTGCTGGGCAAGGATCGCTTGAATCTCTGGAACCAAATGCAGTTCTGGGAGGATGCTTTCCTCGATGCTGTCAGCCAGGAGCGCGACATGATTGGCATGGATCAGGTGAGATCGGGAATTGTCGGGAGTAATcggaaggcgcttttcctcaatACGATATCATATTACATATATCGCTCTACGCAGGGTCCCATTGAGATGATGGAGCGCTACAAGTCGCTGAGTGAATCGGAGCGCAAGCGTCTCGAGCACGACGAGGATCGTCTACTCTCCACGATGCTGTACAACCTGACGGCCATCCTTGTGATGCTCAATGTGGGAAAGGACGAGATTCGACGCAAGATCCGTCGCCTGCTGGGTAAAAGTCACATTGGACTGGTCTACTCCCAGGAGGTACACAATGTTGTTGATCAAATCAATAATTTGGTAAGCCTGCAGGTGGAAATTGAATACCAAAAGGCCTTCATCCTTCAAAAATCTACTTCCTACTCAGAATGGAAATGACATTGACCTGAAGCCACTGGGTTCAAGGCTGCTGCATCGACAGAGCTTCACCGTCCACCAGGGCACCGATATAAATGGGCCACTGCGCTTCATGGAGGTGCGCGACGATGGTCTGGTGTTGCGCTCTGTGGACGGCACCATTGTGGAGCGCTGGTGGTACGAGCGACTGGTCAACATGACCTACTCACCCAAGACTAAGCTGCTGTGCCTCTGGCGACGCAACGGCGGCCAGACCCAGTTGCATAAGTACTACACGAGAAAGGTGAGTCTGAAGTCCGACTCGGTGGATTTTAATCTGAAGTGTTTTTTGTCCCCAGTGCAAGGAACTGTACAACTGCATCAAAGATGCCATGGAGCGAGGTGGAACGCCCACCAATGTGCCCGAGCTAGGCGGGGAGTTCCCCGTGCAGGACATGAATACTGGCGAGGGTGGCCTTTTGCAGGTCTGCCTCGAGGGTGTCGGTTTGTTGTTCTCCAACAGCAAGGTAAGTGCTCTTCCAACTCGATATAGATATCGATCTCGATCTCGAtccacacactcactcacacccACTCAGAAACGCACACATGGCCACACCGAACTCCTACTCAGTGAATCCACACGCGACACAGACACCCAACCACCCCACATCCATCTAAGTCCCGCCCCTAGATATCCGATATCCGAACTCTCCGCTAGCTACTCTTTCTATGTCAATCACTCCGCATCTACGTACCCCCGACCAGACCCAAGAATTTTCTCCCCCAAGAACCTGTAAAAGACACACCTAACCCTAACCCCGAATCAATACTCATATGAAAGCGCCTCTACAGACACTGTGTACCGGAACATGGTGTTGTCTGTGTCAACAGTCTGCGTCCATCAGGCCATTTATCAGTCAATGGGTTAGGGTTAACGGGTCGAATCAAGCAGCATGAAAGCCATTTAATAATCTCGCATAAGACTTAAACTAAGACTTGGGACATCGTTGGGGTTCGTTGGCTCCATGGTGTAGTCGAAGTCAGGGTCAACATACACCATTCAACAGGCCAAGAACCCGACTGAAGCCTAAGCGAAAGCTGTTTAGGGACACTGCTAACGCTCCTGCTAGTGTCGCTGTTCCTCTCACTCGGGAACTACAGTACAAACTCCACATgcaggatatatgtatgtacatacccGCGGACTCATATTGGGCGTCCATTTTTCCCACTGCCTTCGTTTCAGTGTCTCGTTTCCAAACgtttgtttcgtttctgtttctgtttcagtttccgtttccgtttttCTTCCTATTGTTTCCCCTTTCGTTTAACGTTCAGTTCTTCGATTTCCGATGATTTCcctgttgtgtgtgtgtttcgtcAATGTCCATGCAAGGACTGCATTAAAATCAAGGACCTtctcaatatatgtatgttcatatgtatatatacatcaatatgtatttatatatacatatatatatatatatatatatatacgtatgtatacaaattcatttatatacatatatatatttatatatatatattatatgtatatatttattttgtttggttttaatttCATGTTTTTCCAATATGTCTGTATAACAGACAGAACAGACATATAGTCCAGTGGAACTGAATGTGTCCCCCAGCTAACATACTTAGCCTTGAATCTTAGTATTATCCTCCTGAGCCTAGGATCATGTGTGGCTGGAGACGTTTGGATAAGCTGTTTTGTCATTGGTTGTCCTTTCCTTTtgaatgttttgtttttctgggCCGTACCAAATCCAGAACCAGACCCagaatgaaaaccaaaaccggACCCGTTTCGGACTTCGCATACTACCCCACCAATCCAATCACCCCAAGCTAACCCCAACTACGTATTATACTTTACCgaactctctatctctttacTTATCACTCtgtctgtctcgctctctgtctctctttcgttccgtttgttggctttggttttggcattttattttgactCGCCTTCTTATATATCTACTTATATTATTCCTAAGTCATCTTAGTCATATAATCAAAAAACAAtagaaaaatcgaaaaaatcaACCGAATCTCCTATCTAATCCAATCTCTTATCGATCAAGTAAAAGTATACatgaaagaacaaaaaaaaaaaacataaaataaataaaataaaaatatatatatacatatatccagaAAATCCATCTATTTATATCATACCCATATATTGTGCTAGTGAATGTACTGAATGCTATATTCATTATACTctctattttatttattatctaaCAGATTCaaacgataaaaaaaaaccatttctCTTTATTCTTTTAATTACGATTGACATTCTTTCGATCCTAACTCTTCGTTTGGTTACATATGCTCACCCACCGTTTTAATAATCTCTTATTCGCCTTGTCATTATAATTGTCTCTATTAACGATTGCTCTGATTAGCGATGACACGATTAACGATTAACGATTACCGATTAGTATCTTTCGTAAGCGTACCGCCATTTACCCCTCTGCCCCTGTAACGCCACGATCTTTAATTCCAATAGAAAATATCGAAAtagaaaagaacaaaaaaatgtcCTCATCGGTATTGCGTTGTCTTCAAGATAGTACCAGGGACTGCATATTCATGTACTACGTATTTTTAGATCAGTTAATTCTCGTGACTCCCTGAACTCCCTTCCACCATTCCTTCTTCTGTCTTTAGGCCCTGATGTCAAGTTGATTATTTACTTGTACATACATAACGAACAACTTCCCTGCCCAGTCCCCATCgcgattttttgttgtttctctaTAATCTGAAGTTTGTTTGTGCTCATTCGCTTTTTATTTCCCTGTTGAACTTCATCCTTGGATccaaaatttatatatatatatttatatatgtatattatgaaaataaaaaaataaaaatgaaaataagaATACAGGAGGTGTTCTAAGCTGGTAACCTATGAGATGGTCCTTGTGTACAATCCTTCCAAACCGTTTCCCTCCGATCTTTGGTTCGACTCTATTTTGGCTGATTTGCTTACGtcattaatttaaatatcGCAAATGCTTcctgatctctctctctctctgtctctctttatttatatatacacctacatattatatgtatgtatatatatacaaaccTCTCTCAATATCTTGCCCTGTCTCTCTTCagtatatttttctttttggtgctAAACATACGATATATGTACAAGTTATCTTTTCATAAGTTTTCGTAAGCTCAGCAATTTCTTCCGTACGTCATTTTCTGTTCCATTACCATTTCGTTCCGTTCTTATCGTATCGATTCTCTTCTGTTCGTTCTGTCGTTTTCTCCTCCTTTTTGGATGATTTTCGTCCACCTTTTTCCTTAAGTAAAATAACCAAGAAAAAACTACAACAGCAAAGAAGTATTTTAAGATCCAGCAGCCATGTCGTCCTACccatgatatatgtatgtactatatgtatctctctctctcctctctctctgtcatgGAACTCTTAtgaacccaaacccaaaccgaaaccgaaaagcAAGCCCCCAGATCGTCTCCCCGTCTAAGAAAACGACTCTaacataacaaaaacaacaatcacATTTCATATCGTTTCTATTTAGTCTAtctatcaaaaaaaaaaaaaaaaaaaaaaaaacaaaaagtataCTACAATAACTCCTAAATACCCAAACCGATTCGCCAGCAAATTAGAAATtgaaaagaaactaaaaaaagcaacaaaactatatgaacgaaaaacaaaacaagtttTCTCAACTTtccttttataattttctttgttgtttgtttaatgTTCTCTGTCGAACGTGGAACGCTGCACATTTGCTCGCTCTCCCTCCTTTGTGGACCAACCAAATCACGTTCCGTctcgaaccgaaccgaaccgacctgaactgaaactgaattgaattgaatttgaattgaaatatTCCAATGATTGGTCTACTTCTCAAACGAAAACAAActtatcaaacaaaaaaatcgcTCTAAAAATTGAAACGataacgaaaaaaaaccaaatcaaacgAATCTATAACGAAAATACGATCTGAAAAATGTCTGAAAATACGATAAAGGATTTCGAGGTATTGCAATGAACAAATTTCTTCTTATATTTGAACTTAAATTTATAAGCAACTATTGTTCTTTAAATGCCCTGCTCCACCACCGCCCAACAACGCCGTCACCCAACACCCCACACACCCTCATCCGTTCCTCCATCCCTACACCCTGACACCCTCCGAACCCTtgca
The sequence above is a segment of the Drosophila pseudoobscura strain MV-25-SWS-2005 chromosome X, UCI_Dpse_MV25, whole genome shotgun sequence genome. Coding sequences within it:
- the Rab3-GEF gene encoding MAP kinase-activating death domain protein isoform X8, whose protein sequence is MSDQQRASLCPRLVDYMAIVGAHTTPPMPKGLQGLKAPPVQVPDLLRRYPPSDHADFPLPLDMVYFCQPEGCTSVGPRRTGSAIRDMTSFVFALTDKDSGKTRYGICVNFYRPIERPSTVAGSAAAGNERQGSGGHAAGGSGNGGPGGAGSGRGGRRSSAFRRESWRKSMERSSDSAFSSDYRSNVAPSDSDRELTSRRDSDQQRLHTHHHQQQHHHHQQQSGSGQQPPTSVPKLGLMAPSADSESGGSHSPSPRASRKRTKLRNQSLTSLCIISHHPFFTTFRECLFILKKLIDACNESSSPKRVGASQKLNRDNVWTVLTGHVSEATPSIVLHDVREIETWILRLLSTPVPVPGSTRVEVEVLSPTVHEPLLFALPDHTRFSLVDFPLHLPLELLGVETCLKVWTLIMQENKVLFQSRDYNALSMSVMAFVTMLYPLEYMFPVIPLLPTCLSCAEQLLLAPTPFVIGVPASFLVYKKNFRLPDDIWVVDLDSTKLSPPTGGYEEIPPLPEPEGTILKNHLKQAMLLMDEAGLGALTSMTATNQAVSSQQLLPSVRDSLQEPPLLGVSQMRLPLQTPPHSAQASQRNSVSAQGAMISSRQPSPMNSPALNPFVYGTDVDSVDVATRVAMVRFFNAQNTLANFAEHTRTLRLYPRPVVAFQINSFLRSRPRASQFLNQFARTQAVEFLAEWSLTPTNVAFLRVQTGVMDPMQVGDKPKWFAHSLTPIRFSVWDDGSSLNGALRSLKQLECQPTDESGSDSEGADSSSSSYSSLSDFVSEMASSDLSPSVHDVFGSYNRPHVVPQTLSSNLDPALVYHPPSKLQYPEGLCEAAASKEEDEERADSPVSSSSSRSDLSSPSFNRDSEFDFQPKSGQAQTQTQTQAGQAAFELATPLAMRLEATIKMASVEQDTDTGSTVAGKNIAASAKLQRHPSDVERPEKKIPPPLTPPVKQPSVSNILARTGSSGSSSSSPGRQSSQSSLFENFASHAKELVRETTRQSSQEGLLAHVDKHALDEDLDDKMRHTFEKFTLHAKKAAGEASKQALEVSKQAAGVSKNTFEDLTYVGKSTLGDLTKTAKEAATKKGIIKNEEQTGGSMPPGGGSSKPPGSQIATQRQVQQIPGGGGGGGGNNFFSSIGNDFNGLASSTSTMFSGMFGGKKNQQKQGAVQQRPSSAGLGKGKSGINFDPFPSRKGLVERTPLIKHSGPRQTQEELTRQQNQERSHSNAENQAFLKDVTNQVLAGEGVGWLKLNRFRKLMEDESYRTLVLSKLNKTLDRKIAPDDHIDDVCVTKPVWKGMLKCVQAIASGLDVTFGNFGLGGMASVFQLMEVAHTHYWSKEINDGSDMSSSLLSSHAASPLGSRENLRSPSSPNGSHSGLGSEWASPQESRKSSTHHAALPSSQAGGTPLAASRRLSAADSQDGQSTTEMFKDMLSQKRSALKNMLTSFDSDTTTSKDSKKSGGNLWSGKSTLSAGFRYTGGHLINTSSSPSPDSPRVYLFEGLLGKDRLNLWNQMQFWEDAFLDAVSQERDMIGMDQGPIEMMERYKSLSESERKRLEHDEDRLLSTMLYNLTAILVMLNVGKDEIRRKIRRLLGKSHIGLVYSQEVHNVVDQINNLNGNDIDLKPLGSRLLHRQSFTVHQGTDINGPLRFMEVRDDGLVLRSVDGTIVERWWYERLVNMTYSPKTKLLCLWRRNGGQTQLHKYYTRKCKELYNCIKDAMERGGTPTNVPELGGEFPVQDMNTGEGGLLQVCLEGVGLLFSNSKDFEFFVRLDHIRKCFTQKGGIFVLEEYNPKTRNLIQRKYQSSMSDQICYSVLCVFSYVAAGQDQKKNPVVITPQIQDIHAQQKQKHQQQSQQQQQQQQQQQQHQQMPPATAPANSHAQNRSSGKQQGGNITIRHTVPMQKPTITMSTVQPQARMPSTVTVTAAPAPAPVPLPTPTQPTTATATTTVSPTPHGKLPQLPPRVPSQPSTESLASISSPPPKQRLGGPPPGPPPAIPPRTGAIARSGSVQAQQQQATRTFVRQASANSTPPQYTPQPPPPFVIPKRHSGLARAPTLTGAQSSSHQQAQQSQQRASYGSVAAVLQSMPEAEAGPGSGSGSGPGSPSGSGSGTVAGPSPQAHRKH